From a single Pirellulales bacterium genomic region:
- a CDS encoding DUF4147 domain-containing protein, with amino-acid sequence MQHTPFDLRADALRIWQAGLAAVRSERLMQGSVRLDGTNLLLGKLGAEENRIDLSQVRRIAVVGAGKAGAGMAAALEEILGAALMREKQLTGWINVPADCVRPLQRIHLHASRPAGKNEPTAEGVAGAEEILRMVGELGPEDLGIALISGGGSALLPLPIEGVSLADKLTVTKFLSSAGADIVELNTVRKQLSRIKGGGLARACNAGKLVSLIISDVLGDRLDLIASGPTADDSSSPSEALSILRRYHSSESDIPIKVCDVLEQRKQEIAGRLWPNARVLNRIIGNNETAVNAAADEAKRLGYDAYPLSADGPEGAAETMGRALAMYAVLPQETDWPKGLCYVSGGECTVKLAPEAARGLGGRNQQTVLAAFIELQKRDAERCVILSGGTDGEDGPTDAAGALVDRPIIADAARRELDAADYLRRNDAYHFFAPLGALIKTGPTHTNVCDVRVVLVEPS; translated from the coding sequence ATGCAACATACGCCATTCGATCTTCGTGCCGATGCGCTGCGAATCTGGCAAGCCGGATTGGCTGCGGTGCGCTCTGAGCGGCTGATGCAAGGCAGCGTGCGCCTCGACGGAACCAACCTGCTGCTTGGCAAGCTCGGCGCGGAAGAAAATCGGATCGACCTGAGCCAAGTGCGGCGGATTGCCGTTGTCGGTGCAGGGAAGGCCGGGGCAGGGATGGCGGCAGCGCTTGAAGAAATCCTCGGAGCGGCGCTGATGCGGGAAAAGCAATTGACCGGCTGGATCAATGTGCCGGCCGACTGCGTACGGCCACTGCAGCGAATTCATTTGCACGCATCACGGCCGGCAGGGAAAAACGAACCGACGGCCGAAGGGGTGGCCGGAGCGGAGGAAATTCTGCGCATGGTTGGCGAGTTAGGTCCAGAAGATCTGGGAATTGCGCTGATTTCTGGAGGTGGATCGGCGCTGCTGCCATTGCCAATCGAGGGGGTTTCGCTGGCCGACAAACTGACGGTGACCAAGTTTCTGAGCTCGGCCGGGGCCGACATCGTTGAACTCAATACGGTTCGCAAACAACTGAGTCGCATCAAAGGCGGCGGACTGGCGCGAGCCTGCAATGCTGGAAAACTCGTTTCGCTGATCATTTCCGATGTGCTCGGCGATCGGCTGGATTTGATCGCCTCGGGGCCGACGGCGGACGATTCATCCAGCCCCTCCGAGGCGCTCAGTATCTTGCGTCGCTATCACAGCAGCGAATCGGATATTCCTATAAAAGTATGCGATGTGCTCGAGCAACGGAAACAGGAGATCGCCGGTAGGCTATGGCCAAATGCGCGCGTGCTAAATCGGATCATCGGCAACAATGAAACGGCCGTGAACGCCGCCGCCGATGAGGCGAAACGTCTGGGGTATGATGCTTACCCACTCTCGGCAGATGGTCCGGAAGGTGCCGCCGAGACCATGGGCCGTGCGCTTGCGATGTATGCCGTGCTACCGCAGGAAACGGATTGGCCCAAGGGGCTTTGCTATGTGAGCGGTGGGGAATGCACCGTAAAATTAGCCCCTGAAGCCGCGCGTGGTTTAGGCGGACGGAATCAACAGACGGTCTTGGCCGCCTTCATCGAGTTGCAGAAGCGCGATGCCGAACGCTGTGTGATCCTTTCCGGAGGCACCGACGGAGAAGACGGGCCGACCGATGCTGCGGGTGCGCTGGTTGATCGGCCAATCATTGCCGATGCTGCTCGTCGCGAGCTCGACGCCGCGGATTACTTGCGTCGCAACGACGCCTATCATTTCTTCGCACCGCTCGGCGCACTAATCAAGACCGGGCCGACGCACACGAACGTTTGCGATGTTCGCGTGGTTTTGGTCGAACCGTCGTAG